One Deltaproteobacteria bacterium DNA segment encodes these proteins:
- a CDS encoding ChbG/HpnK family deacetylase: MKLIFHGDDFGLTSGVNRGIIRSFREGLLTSTSMIAAGEAAQEAISLVKDTPGLDMGVHLTLCDERPVLRPRHLSSIIPSGGRFPSRIHLLKTILFRRIDYREVEAEWRAQVETVLNAGIRISHLDSHQFVHLFPGLIGVCLRIIRTYDIPFVRGIMVDPASLKSGLRRLIQWAGLAGWSRLYASRVLAPPVKIIPSMGFLSAGGRLTRAALLHTLTRLQANLSAPTMEIILHPGTGDAHTIHTYCHWGYDWKKDLDLLTDGALKQDLARQGMQLTSFGKER; the protein is encoded by the coding sequence ATGAAACTCATTTTCCATGGCGATGATTTTGGATTGACCTCGGGGGTCAACAGGGGAATCATCCGCTCGTTCAGGGAGGGGCTCCTGACCAGCACCTCGATGATTGCGGCCGGGGAGGCCGCACAGGAAGCCATTTCGCTGGTCAAAGACACCCCGGGATTGGATATGGGCGTGCATCTGACCCTCTGCGATGAACGGCCCGTGCTCCGCCCTCGACACCTTTCTTCGATCATCCCTTCGGGCGGTCGCTTTCCTTCCAGGATCCATCTCCTGAAAACGATCCTCTTCAGGCGGATAGATTACCGCGAGGTGGAGGCCGAATGGCGCGCCCAGGTGGAAACGGTCCTGAATGCAGGCATCCGGATCAGCCACCTGGACAGCCACCAGTTTGTCCATCTCTTTCCCGGGCTTATAGGGGTGTGCCTTAGAATAATCAGGACCTATGACATCCCCTTTGTCAGGGGGATCATGGTTGACCCGGCATCCCTCAAGTCGGGGCTCAGAAGGCTCATCCAGTGGGCCGGTCTCGCCGGATGGTCCCGGCTTTACGCCTCCCGGGTGCTGGCGCCCCCTGTCAAGATCATCCCATCGATGGGATTCCTGTCGGCAGGCGGCAGGTTGACCCGGGCCGCGCTCCTCCATACCCTGACACGGCTTCAGGCCAACTTATCCGCGCCCACAATGGAAATCATTCTTCATCCCGGAACCGGCGACGCCCATACGATTCATACCTATTGTCACTGGGGGTATGACTGGAAAAAGGACCTGGACCTGCTTACCGACGGCGCACTCAAACAAGACCTGGCCCGGCAAGGCATGCAACTCACCTCCTTCGGGAAAGAGCGATGA
- the rnc gene encoding ribonuclease III: MKKERVESLFLETGFRRLEERLGYTFHAPELLVRAFCHASYVNEQVWPGLEDNERLEFLGDAVLDLAVSHLLMRHFEDAREGELSKFRAMLVDEAGLYEVAQGLGLGDYLLLGKGEEQTLGREKPSILADTTEALIGAVYLDGGFDRAQRMIEELFSPLLERVASRERVHDFKSLLQEYTQQTCKTLPRYRLIQETGPAHDRSFLVSLSLMGKPLTEGEGRSKKEAEQNAARQALFVLKERALQK; this comes from the coding sequence ATGAAGAAAGAGAGAGTAGAATCATTGTTTCTGGAAACAGGATTCAGACGCCTTGAGGAGCGGTTGGGGTACACCTTCCACGCCCCTGAGCTGCTCGTCCGGGCGTTCTGCCATGCCTCCTATGTGAATGAGCAGGTGTGGCCGGGACTGGAGGATAACGAACGGCTGGAGTTTTTGGGAGATGCCGTGCTGGATCTGGCCGTCAGCCATCTCCTGATGCGCCATTTTGAAGATGCCAGAGAAGGAGAGCTGTCCAAGTTCAGGGCCATGCTGGTGGATGAAGCCGGCCTTTACGAGGTTGCGCAGGGCCTCGGATTGGGAGATTATCTCCTTTTGGGCAAGGGTGAAGAACAGACCCTCGGCAGGGAGAAGCCTTCCATCCTCGCCGATACCACTGAGGCCCTCATCGGGGCTGTCTATCTGGATGGAGGGTTCGACCGGGCACAGAGGATGATAGAGGAGCTCTTTTCACCCCTGTTGGAGCGGGTGGCGAGCAGGGAACGGGTCCATGATTTCAAGAGTCTGCTTCAGGAATATACCCAGCAGACCTGCAAGACGCTCCCCAGATACCGGCTCATCCAGGAGACAGGTCCGGCCCATGACAGGTCGTTTCTTGTCTCCTTGAGTTTGATGGGAAAACCCCTGACAGAGGGTGAAGGAAGAAGCAAGAAGGAGGCCGAGCAGAACGCGGCGCGGCAGGCCTTGTTCGTTCTAAAGGAGCGAGCGCTTCAAAAATGA
- a CDS encoding GHKL domain-containing protein, translating into MKSYENYALLLGENLNYQVFQNFVLPVTSQFGKIRLREEFQYELMDRIVRNTTHSFKIDLVNIYDINNDVIAYSTDPSLLGKKVRESLGYKKAVMGENSSGLISGGDTPLWGLGIEKMGGEKKLRTYIPFTGIGPFLGDTGYVLGVFELIQDLSEEFKSVIRFQYLTFGLSILIMGMIFIALLLIVRKAENIIDERARQQRELEEQLHHAERLAALGEMVAGVSHEIRNPLGIIRSTAELLGSMPGAEDSTTRLTKLIIEESGRLNDIVTEFLDYARPMTPKFQNADLRQILERTFLFLGPELDKNGISLQNNLGHRSLELRADPEKLYRSLLNIFLNAIQSMPNGGEITVHVTEEKDDHYLLKIADTGTGISETDLKKIFNPFFSTKEKGTGLGLSIVRNIIEGHNGKIWIESRVEGSQDGTPSGTEVMIRLPVK; encoded by the coding sequence ATGAAGAGCTATGAAAATTATGCCCTTCTTCTGGGGGAAAACCTGAATTATCAGGTGTTTCAAAACTTTGTACTCCCTGTAACCAGCCAGTTCGGCAAAATCAGGCTGAGGGAGGAATTTCAATATGAGTTGATGGATCGTATCGTCAGGAACACCACCCACAGCTTCAAGATAGATCTGGTCAATATCTACGATATCAATAACGACGTGATCGCGTACAGTACCGATCCGAGTCTCCTGGGCAAAAAAGTACGGGAGAGCTTAGGGTACAAAAAGGCCGTCATGGGAGAGAATTCCTCCGGGCTGATATCCGGCGGGGATACCCCCCTCTGGGGTCTGGGTATTGAAAAGATGGGGGGGGAGAAGAAGCTGCGGACCTACATCCCCTTCACGGGAATCGGCCCCTTCCTGGGGGATACCGGATATGTGCTGGGCGTCTTCGAACTGATCCAGGATCTGAGCGAGGAATTCAAATCCGTCATTCGGTTTCAGTACCTTACATTCGGGCTTTCGATCCTGATCATGGGCATGATCTTTATTGCCCTTCTTCTGATCGTCCGTAAGGCCGAGAATATCATCGATGAGCGCGCCAGGCAACAGCGGGAACTCGAGGAGCAATTGCACCATGCAGAGAGACTGGCTGCATTGGGCGAAATGGTTGCGGGGGTCTCCCATGAGATCAGAAACCCCTTGGGCATTATCCGAAGCACCGCAGAGCTGTTGGGATCCATGCCCGGCGCAGAAGACTCCACGACCCGGCTCACGAAGCTGATTATAGAAGAATCCGGCAGGCTTAACGATATTGTCACCGAATTTCTGGACTATGCCCGGCCCATGACGCCCAAGTTTCAGAATGCCGACCTCAGACAAATCCTGGAGAGAACATTTCTCTTTCTGGGACCGGAACTCGACAAAAATGGGATTTCCCTTCAGAACAATCTCGGCCATCGCTCCCTGGAACTCCGGGCAGACCCGGAAAAGCTCTACCGGTCGCTTCTCAACATCTTTTTAAACGCCATTCAGTCCATGCCGAACGGGGGCGAGATCACGGTGCATGTGACGGAGGAGAAAGACGACCATTATTTACTTAAGATTGCAGACACCGGCACCGGGATCAGCGAAACGGACCTGAAAAAGATCTTCAATCCTTTTTTCAGTACCAAGGAGAAGGGGACGGGCCTCGGGCTGTCCATCGTCCGCAATATCATTGAGGGGCATAACGGAAAGATATGGATAGAGAGCCGGGTGGAGGGTTCCCAGGATGGAACACCCTCGGGAACAGAGGTGATGATCAGACTCCCTGTGAAGTGA
- a CDS encoding radical SAM protein, which yields MKPLIIPIFIPHTGCPHRCIFCDQERITAQAARVVDGDYVRGVLDQAVHSRTFDPDRNPEVAFYGGTFTGLPVAQMKRLLQAVGPYIEKGLISGVRVSTRPDFVDEDGLGILKARHVKTVELGVQSMDDRVLAMARRGHSAEDVTGAVRLLRREGFKVGIQLMPGLPGDSRETFCATVKAVISLDPDMVRLYPAIVIAGTGLARMYEAGTYRPLTLHEAVYRCVTGTIRLEENGIPVIRIGLMSSPSLLEPGRIVAGPWHPAFGFLVRSAIHHKAIEADLPIRGTAGKIRIFAPAPEIPLVRGHGNLGIRSIEDKTGATIVGIAADETVAEGRVRVEVI from the coding sequence GTGAAACCGCTGATCATCCCGATCTTTATTCCGCACACCGGATGCCCGCATCGCTGTATCTTCTGCGATCAGGAAAGGATAACCGCCCAGGCGGCCCGGGTGGTGGACGGCGATTACGTCAGGGGGGTACTGGATCAGGCCGTTCATTCCAGGACCTTTGATCCGGATCGGAATCCGGAGGTGGCCTTTTACGGAGGGACCTTTACAGGGCTTCCTGTTGCGCAGATGAAACGGCTTCTGCAGGCGGTAGGCCCGTACATCGAAAAAGGGCTGATCAGCGGCGTCAGGGTCTCCACCCGGCCCGATTTCGTGGACGAGGATGGCCTGGGCATCCTGAAGGCCCGGCATGTGAAGACGGTCGAATTGGGCGTCCAGTCGATGGATGACCGGGTCCTCGCCATGGCCCGAAGGGGACACTCGGCAGAAGATGTGACAGGGGCGGTCCGGCTGTTGAGGCGGGAGGGGTTCAAGGTGGGGATCCAGTTGATGCCGGGGCTGCCGGGAGATTCCAGAGAGACCTTCTGCGCCACCGTCAAAGCGGTCATCTCCCTGGACCCCGACATGGTCCGGCTCTATCCCGCGATAGTCATTGCAGGAACAGGGCTTGCGCGGATGTACGAGGCCGGGACCTACCGGCCGTTGACGCTCCATGAGGCTGTTTACCGTTGCGTCACCGGGACGATCCGCCTGGAAGAGAACGGGATCCCGGTGATTCGGATCGGCCTCATGAGTTCCCCGTCGCTCCTTGAGCCAGGGCGGATTGTGGCAGGTCCCTGGCACCCCGCCTTTGGATTTCTGGTCCGTTCGGCCATTCATCATAAGGCCATTGAAGCGGATCTGCCCATCCGGGGAACAGCCGGAAAAATCAGGATATTTGCACCCGCTCCGGAGATCCCGCTCGTGAGAGGCCATGGCAATCTTGGGATCCGATCGATCGAAGACAAGACCGGGGCAACAATCGTCGGGATCGCCGCCGATGAGACGGTCGCCGAAGGAAGGGTCAGGGTGGAGGTCATATGA
- a CDS encoding sigma-54 dependent transcriptional regulator — METILIVDDEKNYLVVLEALLGAEGYEIVTANDAKAGLATVREADLDLVITDMKMPGMSGMELLEACKKIKPDLPVIMMTAYGTIEMAVAAMKRHAYDYIQKPFENEQLKLTIRKALENYRLIKQNRLLTEALSDRFRYGKLIGKSKPMRQVYDLIEKVSRSKASVLITGPSGTGKELIAKAIHYHGQRKDRPFISINCGALTETLLESELFGHEKGAFTGAVAMKKGRFELADEGTLFLDEVGDMPPSLQVKLLRVLQEMAFERVGGTRTIQVDVRVLAASNRNIKEDVMNGVFREDLYYRLNVIHIDVPSLQERTDDIPLLVRHFIQKFHAGDSDDAIQLSPEAWKALYAYPWPGNVRELENVIERAVVLHTAGQITVDDLPAELTGAETQFDVERFIPPDIPLQKALEEIEERLIRRALIRCDNVQAHAARDLGITKSLIQHKMKKYNITV, encoded by the coding sequence ATGGAAACAATCCTGATTGTAGATGACGAAAAAAACTATTTGGTGGTACTCGAGGCCCTCCTGGGAGCGGAAGGCTATGAGATCGTTACTGCCAATGACGCCAAGGCCGGGCTTGCTACGGTGCGTGAAGCAGACCTGGACCTGGTGATAACCGATATGAAAATGCCGGGCATGAGCGGCATGGAACTCCTCGAGGCGTGCAAGAAGATAAAGCCGGACCTGCCGGTCATCATGATGACGGCATACGGAACCATTGAGATGGCCGTGGCCGCGATGAAGAGGCATGCCTATGATTACATCCAGAAGCCCTTTGAAAATGAGCAATTGAAGCTGACCATAAGAAAGGCCCTTGAAAACTATCGGCTTATCAAGCAAAACAGGCTTTTGACAGAGGCCCTTTCAGACCGCTTCAGGTACGGTAAGCTGATTGGAAAAAGTAAGCCGATGCGCCAGGTGTACGATCTTATTGAAAAGGTCTCCAGGTCCAAGGCATCCGTGCTCATTACCGGCCCTTCCGGGACCGGAAAGGAACTCATCGCCAAGGCCATCCACTATCATGGCCAGAGAAAGGACCGGCCGTTTATTTCCATCAATTGCGGCGCGTTGACGGAAACCCTGCTGGAAAGCGAACTCTTCGGGCATGAAAAAGGGGCCTTTACCGGGGCGGTGGCCATGAAAAAGGGGCGGTTTGAACTGGCCGATGAGGGAACCCTCTTTTTGGACGAAGTGGGTGATATGCCGCCTTCCCTCCAGGTCAAGCTCTTGCGGGTGCTCCAGGAGATGGCGTTTGAACGCGTCGGCGGCACACGGACGATCCAGGTGGATGTGCGGGTTCTTGCTGCTTCCAACAGAAACATCAAGGAGGATGTCATGAATGGGGTCTTTCGTGAAGACCTCTATTACCGCCTCAATGTCATTCATATCGACGTCCCTTCTCTCCAGGAAAGGACGGACGATATCCCGCTCCTGGTAAGGCATTTCATTCAAAAATTTCATGCCGGAGACAGTGATGACGCCATCCAGCTGAGCCCCGAGGCCTGGAAGGCCCTTTACGCCTATCCCTGGCCCGGGAATGTGAGGGAGCTGGAGAATGTCATTGAGAGGGCCGTGGTCCTCCATACGGCCGGGCAGATCACGGTGGATGATCTCCCGGCAGAGCTGACCGGAGCAGAAACCCAATTCGATGTGGAGAGATTCATTCCGCCCGACATCCCCTTGCAGAAGGCCCTGGAAGAAATAGAGGAACGCCTGATAAGGAGGGCCCTGATCCGGTGCGACAATGTCCAGGCCCATGCGGCCAGGGACCTGGGGATCACCAAAAGCCTTATCCAGCACAAGATGAAAAAGTACAATATCACTGTGTAG
- the era gene encoding GTPase Era codes for MTFSSGYIGIIGPPNVGKSTLLNRILGRKVTIVSPKPQTTRNRILGIHNEAGVQMVFIDTPGIHRTRTPLHKSMVASALAVFQEVDILLVMIQLGEMEGAAVSPILKNLQGMKRPCLLLINKIDKGPKEMLLPLMADYGKRYPFDAIIPISALKGDNVDLLMNELRSRLRPGPQFFPEDMASDQPENFLISEVIREKIYLQLRQELPYASAVTVEKIDDMPKKGVLMISARIHVETDSQKGIFIGRRGKMIQAIGRSARLDLEKIFGLRVYLDLTVRVEKNWSRDTRALRRLGY; via the coding sequence ATGACGTTTTCGTCCGGTTATATCGGGATCATCGGCCCCCCGAACGTGGGCAAATCCACGCTCCTCAATCGTATTCTGGGGAGGAAGGTGACGATAGTGTCGCCCAAGCCCCAGACCACGCGGAACCGCATCCTCGGCATCCATAATGAGGCGGGAGTTCAGATGGTGTTCATTGATACGCCCGGGATTCACCGGACCCGGACCCCGCTCCACAAGAGCATGGTGGCGTCTGCCCTTGCGGTTTTTCAGGAGGTGGACATCCTCCTGGTGATGATCCAGCTGGGCGAGATGGAGGGGGCCGCGGTCTCACCCATCCTGAAGAACTTGCAGGGGATGAAGAGGCCGTGTCTTCTCCTCATCAACAAGATCGATAAGGGACCCAAGGAAATGCTCCTCCCCCTGATGGCAGACTACGGAAAGAGATATCCCTTTGATGCGATCATCCCCATCTCCGCCTTGAAGGGCGACAATGTGGATCTCCTCATGAATGAACTGAGGTCCCGATTAAGACCCGGACCCCAGTTTTTCCCGGAGGATATGGCGTCCGATCAGCCGGAGAACTTCTTGATATCAGAGGTGATCCGGGAAAAGATCTATCTTCAGTTGCGGCAGGAATTGCCCTATGCATCCGCGGTGACCGTGGAGAAGATCGATGACATGCCAAAGAAGGGGGTGTTGATGATTTCAGCCCGGATTCACGTGGAGACGGATTCTCAAAAGGGGATTTTCATCGGCCGGAGAGGGAAGATGATCCAGGCGATCGGGCGATCCGCCCGGCTGGACCTGGAAAAGATCTTTGGGCTGCGGGTCTATTTAGATCTGACGGTGAGGGTGGAAAAAAACTGGTCCCGGGATACGCGGGCATTGAGGCGGTTAGGGTATTGA
- a CDS encoding radical SAM protein, protein MGEALKFDMKHLPFMLYADSHGRIYEHPHLRMLGLSGSVPQVIQEDDLAPMPAFSKLFYIPDCPPMGLDPDTGEPVILEETRVGGVLSRCLAVAAFLEPGWVRGHLPAADYRVKAYTLPSWAYGAVGFREDGYWVSGFQVEYNPKWDPRNYDDRELVSAIRRFKRRNTEGPLVRHLTRCATENHCFAAKNLFLGRWEAPLPISRKCNAACLGCLSLQPDASFEASHERISFTPSVEEVVELAVRHLTHAPEPIVSFGQGCEGEPLTEYRVMAESIREIRSQTGRGTINLNTNGSRPDRVREVAMSGLDSIRISMNSARPEVYHAYYRPRKYHFEDVAKAVALSKDLGLYTMINYLVFPGITDQEPEIEALRQLIEKTGVNFLHLKNLCIDPGLYLEKMPGPKGPGIGMRRMAEIVRAEFPSLELGYFNQPVHRIDD, encoded by the coding sequence ATGGGTGAAGCTCTGAAATTTGATATGAAACACCTTCCCTTCATGCTGTATGCCGACAGCCATGGCCGTATCTATGAACACCCTCATCTCAGGATGTTGGGTCTTTCCGGGTCTGTGCCGCAAGTGATCCAGGAAGATGACCTGGCGCCGATGCCGGCCTTCAGCAAGCTATTCTATATCCCCGACTGTCCGCCCATGGGTCTTGATCCCGATACCGGTGAACCCGTGATTCTGGAGGAGACAAGGGTGGGCGGGGTCCTCTCCAGGTGCCTTGCCGTGGCCGCCTTTCTTGAACCGGGATGGGTCCGGGGCCACCTTCCGGCGGCCGACTACAGGGTCAAGGCCTACACCCTCCCTTCGTGGGCCTACGGTGCCGTGGGATTCAGGGAGGATGGATACTGGGTGTCGGGATTCCAGGTGGAATACAACCCTAAATGGGATCCCCGAAACTACGACGACAGGGAGCTGGTGTCTGCCATTCGCCGGTTTAAACGGCGGAATACGGAAGGGCCTCTTGTGCGGCACCTGACCCGTTGCGCCACGGAAAACCACTGTTTCGCGGCAAAAAACCTCTTTTTAGGAAGATGGGAGGCCCCCTTGCCAATCAGCCGAAAGTGCAATGCCGCCTGCCTCGGGTGCCTCTCCCTTCAGCCCGATGCCTCGTTCGAGGCGTCTCATGAACGGATCTCTTTCACCCCTTCAGTGGAAGAAGTCGTTGAATTGGCGGTGCGGCACTTAACCCATGCGCCGGAACCGATTGTCAGCTTCGGCCAGGGATGCGAAGGGGAGCCGCTGACGGAATACCGGGTCATGGCGGAAAGCATCCGTGAGATCCGGAGTCAGACAGGACGGGGCACCATCAATCTCAATACCAACGGGAGCCGGCCTGACCGGGTTCGGGAGGTTGCCATGAGCGGCCTGGACTCCATTCGAATCAGCATGAACAGCGCGCGTCCGGAGGTCTATCATGCCTATTACCGGCCCCGGAAATATCATTTTGAAGACGTGGCAAAAGCCGTCGCCCTGTCCAAAGACCTGGGGCTTTATACCATGATCAACTACCTGGTCTTTCCCGGGATCACCGATCAGGAGCCGGAGATCGAGGCCCTGAGACAGTTAATTGAGAAGACCGGGGTTAATTTCCTCCACCTCAAAAATCTGTGCATCGATCCAGGTCTCTATCTGGAGAAGATGCCCGGCCCCAAGGGACCGGGCATCGGCATGAGGAGGATGGCCGAGATCGTGAGGGCGGAATTCCCAAGCCTGGAATTAGGGTATTTCAACCAGCCGGTCCATCGGATTGACGACTGA